In Variovorax paradoxus, a single genomic region encodes these proteins:
- a CDS encoding PQQ-binding-like beta-propeller repeat protein, translating to MKQKSLVTLLVSCGVLASPLLISACGGSSGDGAPFLPVAPAPAPPPASGAPPSASPPAAAAPAADLSDCCTAGDKDFPKVGGNLGNQNYSSLRKIDKGVIGQLGGAWVNQIEGGMNTGNNQSTTVVVDGVVYIESAVGNVIAVDGKTGLTKWKWTTPYGAITRRGVAVAKDLGLVFTVATGNRLVALRTDTGAIAWIKQYPSSTTDPDYQGSLQKVALVYHDKRLYLGTNDGNRGAAFSADALTGKVLTSFWGVPRAGEIGYDTWGGAAESDRTGATPWIHPAVDPELGLVYWTFGNVRGGSSQNGSTRPGLNLFANSIVALDLKTGEYKWHFQSVHHDIWDMDNVMSPVLADVKIDGRDRKVVIYGSKTGMYYILDRKDGSAPLGIDEVPVKQDARQASWPTQPLPRQGAWTETCIVDQPLGTAIPGDPNRAVPNYVKGCLYDAHWDVPILSIPGHGGGANWNHQSYSQRTGLVYTGMGYVSAAHSLTEASNGLRPPGTYMTGAVVAVDPGTNLVKWKKQMPYSLAHGNGILTTGSNLLFIGQPDGNLLAMDANDGSELWRFQTGAAISASPITYEIDGEQYVAVFSGGTSIPYGDSAPRGDRLWAFKVGGTVQPPATPIPPVVRRPVSGAAVEGSALPTPNTVFLARVQTAANAPGAVESTAVNAMTPTFMRVPANTTVTFTNPGGNSNTHCATQFFEGRFDFRLAPGQSANHTFDTPGEYFYNDCHSPRPTGKIVVY from the coding sequence ATGAAGCAAAAATCATTGGTCACGCTGCTGGTCTCCTGCGGCGTGCTCGCATCGCCGTTGCTGATCAGCGCCTGTGGCGGCTCGAGCGGCGACGGCGCCCCCTTCCTGCCGGTGGCGCCGGCCCCCGCGCCGCCGCCGGCATCCGGCGCGCCACCGTCAGCGTCGCCGCCGGCGGCGGCTGCGCCCGCGGCCGACCTGTCCGACTGCTGCACCGCCGGCGACAAGGACTTTCCCAAGGTGGGGGGCAATCTGGGCAACCAGAACTACTCCAGCCTGCGCAAGATCGACAAAGGCGTGATCGGCCAATTGGGCGGCGCCTGGGTCAACCAGATCGAAGGCGGCATGAACACCGGCAACAACCAGAGCACGACGGTGGTGGTCGATGGCGTCGTCTACATCGAATCCGCCGTCGGCAATGTGATCGCCGTGGATGGCAAGACCGGCCTCACGAAATGGAAATGGACCACGCCCTACGGTGCAATCACCCGCCGCGGCGTGGCTGTGGCGAAGGATCTGGGGCTGGTGTTCACCGTCGCCACCGGCAACCGGCTGGTGGCGCTGCGGACCGACACCGGCGCGATCGCATGGATCAAGCAATATCCGAGCAGCACCACCGACCCCGACTACCAGGGGTCGCTTCAGAAAGTGGCGCTCGTCTATCACGACAAGCGCCTCTACCTGGGCACCAACGACGGCAACCGCGGCGCCGCGTTCTCCGCCGATGCCCTCACCGGCAAGGTGCTGACTTCGTTCTGGGGCGTGCCTCGCGCCGGCGAGATCGGCTACGACACCTGGGGTGGCGCCGCCGAGTCCGATCGCACCGGCGCGACGCCCTGGATCCATCCGGCGGTGGACCCCGAGCTGGGTCTTGTCTACTGGACTTTCGGCAACGTGCGCGGGGGTTCGTCGCAGAACGGTTCCACGCGTCCCGGACTGAACCTGTTCGCCAATTCGATCGTCGCCCTGGACCTCAAGACCGGCGAATACAAGTGGCACTTCCAGTCGGTTCACCACGACATCTGGGACATGGACAACGTCATGTCGCCAGTGCTCGCGGACGTGAAGATCGACGGACGCGATCGCAAGGTCGTGATCTATGGCAGCAAGACCGGCATGTACTACATCCTCGATCGCAAGGACGGCAGCGCGCCGCTCGGCATCGACGAAGTGCCGGTGAAACAGGACGCCCGCCAGGCGAGCTGGCCCACGCAGCCCCTGCCGCGCCAGGGTGCCTGGACCGAGACCTGCATCGTGGACCAGCCACTGGGCACGGCGATTCCAGGCGACCCCAACCGCGCGGTGCCCAACTATGTGAAGGGCTGCCTCTATGACGCGCATTGGGACGTGCCGATACTCTCCATTCCGGGGCATGGCGGCGGAGCCAACTGGAACCACCAGTCGTACAGCCAGCGCACCGGGCTGGTCTACACGGGCATGGGTTACGTGTCGGCGGCGCATTCGCTGACCGAGGCGAGCAACGGCCTGCGCCCGCCGGGTACCTACATGACCGGCGCCGTCGTGGCCGTCGATCCCGGCACCAATCTGGTCAAGTGGAAAAAGCAGATGCCGTACTCCCTGGCGCACGGCAACGGCATCCTGACCACGGGGTCCAACCTTCTCTTCATCGGCCAGCCCGACGGCAACCTGTTGGCCATGGATGCCAATGACGGCAGCGAGCTGTGGCGCTTCCAGACGGGGGCCGCGATCAGCGCCAGCCCGATCACGTACGAGATCGACGGCGAGCAGTATGTCGCGGTGTTCTCCGGCGGCACGAGCATTCCCTATGGCGACTCGGCGCCCCGCGGCGACCGCCTGTGGGCATTCAAGGTCGGAGGCACGGTGCAACCGCCCGCAACGCCGATCCCGCCCGTCGTGCGTCGCCCGGTGTCGGGCGCGGCCGTGGAGGGCTCGGCGCTGCCCACGCCCAACACCGTGTTCCTGGCACGCGTGCAGACTGCGGCGAACGCGCCCGGAGCTGTCGAGTCGACGGCGGTCAACGCCATGACACCGACTTTCATGCGCGTGCCGGCCAACACCACGGTGACCTTCACCAACCCGGGCGGCAACTCCAACACGCATTGCGCCACCCAGTTCTTCGAAGGCCGCTTCGACTTCAGGCTGGCGCCGGGACAGTCCGCAAACCATACCTTCGACACGCCCGGCGAGTATTTCTACAACGACTGCCACAGCCCGCGACCCACCGGCAAGATCGTCGTGTACTGA
- a CDS encoding ELWxxDGT repeat protein, whose amino-acid sequence MRFVRPVWLAALALLAQSCASARDPEREVLPEQRQRLAFVSPTGLTPLGGRVLFSAFHVASGQELWITDGSIAGTAMLKDIRPGFRGSFPVWQTPFRGHVYFTATDGASGLELWRTDGTAAGTSLVIDLRPGEEGAMPSELTVFRDALYFVANDGSTGFQVWKTSGSTQTTTRVSSIDAGPRAVARQLTVAGKRLFFTATTREHGHELWVSEGAPENTRMVKDIRPGIEDAEIQGLTAVGDSIYFTANDGVHGAELWKSDGTERGTRMVKDIRPGDASSRPTHLIALDRMLYFAANDGIHGTELWKSDGTTAGTTLVKDIRPGAEGAIASPLSAMGGRLYFAATDGVSGAELWRSDGTAKGTTLVKDIVPGAESGSPARFAAIGARLWFSANGGSATGVEPWTSDGSPAGTRAVADIAAGSRNSMPLGFRAFGDAVLFVADDGHGNERLWIRRGNGRVALIGDPLEQRLR is encoded by the coding sequence ATGCGCTTCGTGCGCCCCGTGTGGCTCGCCGCGCTTGCGCTCCTGGCCCAGTCTTGTGCATCCGCGCGGGATCCCGAGCGCGAAGTTCTTCCCGAACAGCGCCAGCGGCTTGCCTTCGTCTCTCCCACCGGGCTGACGCCACTGGGCGGACGCGTGCTTTTTTCCGCTTTCCACGTGGCATCGGGGCAGGAGCTCTGGATCACGGACGGCAGCATCGCCGGTACTGCGATGCTCAAGGACATCCGTCCCGGCTTCCGAGGATCTTTTCCCGTCTGGCAGACGCCGTTCCGTGGCCATGTCTACTTCACGGCCACGGACGGCGCGAGCGGTCTGGAGCTCTGGCGAACCGACGGTACGGCCGCGGGCACTTCGCTCGTCATCGATTTGCGGCCGGGCGAGGAGGGTGCCATGCCCAGCGAGCTGACCGTGTTTCGCGACGCGCTGTACTTTGTCGCCAATGACGGCAGCACCGGCTTCCAGGTGTGGAAGACCTCGGGCAGCACGCAGACCACGACGCGCGTGTCCTCGATCGACGCCGGTCCTCGCGCGGTCGCGCGCCAGCTCACGGTGGCCGGCAAACGCCTGTTCTTCACCGCGACCACCCGCGAGCATGGCCATGAACTCTGGGTCAGCGAAGGTGCGCCAGAGAACACGCGGATGGTGAAGGACATCCGCCCGGGTATCGAGGACGCGGAGATCCAGGGCCTGACCGCCGTGGGTGACAGCATCTACTTCACCGCCAACGACGGTGTGCACGGGGCCGAGTTGTGGAAAAGCGATGGCACCGAGCGGGGCACGCGAATGGTGAAGGACATTCGGCCTGGGGACGCATCCTCGCGTCCCACGCACCTGATCGCGCTCGACCGCATGCTGTACTTCGCCGCCAACGACGGTATCCACGGCACCGAGCTGTGGAAGAGCGACGGCACCACGGCCGGCACCACGCTGGTGAAGGACATCCGACCCGGAGCAGAGGGCGCCATTGCAAGTCCCTTGTCGGCGATGGGAGGGCGGCTGTACTTTGCCGCGACCGACGGTGTATCCGGCGCGGAACTGTGGCGCAGCGATGGCACGGCGAAGGGGACCACGCTGGTCAAGGACATCGTGCCAGGCGCCGAGAGCGGGTCGCCTGCGCGCTTTGCGGCCATCGGAGCCCGGCTGTGGTTTTCCGCGAACGGCGGAAGCGCCACCGGCGTCGAGCCCTGGACGAGCGACGGCTCGCCGGCCGGTACCCGCGCCGTGGCCGATATCGCGGCCGGTTCTCGCAATTCGATGCCGTTGGGCTTTCGTGCATTCGGGGACGCGGTGCTCTTTGTCGCCGATGACGGTCATGGCAATGAGCGCCTGTGGATACGCCGCGGCAATGGCCGGGTGGCATTGATCGGAGACCCGCTCGAGCAGCGGTTGCGCTGA
- a CDS encoding TRAP transporter large permease, with the protein MTILVFVGSLLVAMAMGIPIAFSLLACGVALMWHLDLFDAQILAQNVIGGADSFPLLAVPFFMLAGEIMNVGGLSKRIVDLALALVGHVKGGLGYVTIMAGCLLSALSGSAVADAAALTALLLPMMVKAGHDKARAGGLIAATGIIGPVIPPSIGLVIFGVAANVSISKLFMAAIVPGLLIGGALWVTWAWLVRHEKIQPPPRKPAREVMKAARDAGWALLLPVIILVGLRMGVFTPTEAAVVAAVYAFFVATFIYRELSFDALYKVFVSAAKTSAVVMFLIAAAMVSAWLITVADLPSKVVGLLEPFMGNKILLMIMVMLLVMAVGTAMDMTPTILILTPVLMPVVIAAGIDPVYFGVMFIINNSIGLITPPVGVVLNVVAGVGKMKMDDVTRGVLPFMAAEFAIMFVMVIFPQLVTVPARWFGG; encoded by the coding sequence ATGACCATCCTTGTCTTCGTGGGCTCCCTGCTCGTGGCCATGGCCATGGGCATTCCCATCGCGTTCTCCCTGCTCGCATGCGGCGTGGCGCTGATGTGGCACCTTGATCTGTTCGATGCGCAGATCCTTGCGCAGAACGTGATCGGCGGCGCCGACAGTTTTCCGCTGCTGGCAGTGCCGTTCTTCATGCTGGCTGGCGAGATCATGAATGTCGGGGGCCTGTCCAAGCGCATCGTCGACCTCGCGCTCGCGCTGGTCGGTCACGTGAAGGGCGGCCTGGGCTACGTGACCATCATGGCCGGCTGCCTGCTCTCGGCGCTCTCCGGTTCGGCTGTCGCGGACGCCGCCGCGCTGACCGCCTTGCTGCTGCCGATGATGGTCAAGGCGGGCCATGACAAGGCGCGGGCGGGCGGCCTCATCGCTGCCACGGGAATCATCGGGCCCGTGATTCCACCCAGCATCGGCCTGGTGATATTCGGCGTTGCCGCCAACGTATCGATCTCCAAGCTCTTCATGGCCGCCATCGTGCCGGGGCTGCTGATCGGCGGCGCGCTGTGGGTGACCTGGGCATGGCTCGTTCGACACGAGAAGATCCAGCCACCGCCGCGCAAGCCGGCGCGCGAAGTCATGAAGGCCGCGCGGGATGCCGGCTGGGCGCTGCTGTTGCCCGTCATCATCCTGGTCGGTCTGCGCATGGGGGTGTTCACGCCGACAGAGGCCGCGGTGGTGGCGGCCGTCTACGCGTTCTTTGTCGCCACCTTCATCTATCGCGAGCTGAGTTTCGACGCGCTCTACAAGGTGTTCGTGAGCGCCGCGAAGACAAGCGCCGTGGTCATGTTCCTGATTGCGGCGGCGATGGTGAGCGCCTGGCTGATCACGGTGGCGGATCTGCCGTCCAAGGTGGTGGGGCTGCTCGAGCCCTTCATGGGGAACAAGATCCTCCTGATGATCATGGTCATGCTGCTGGTCATGGCGGTGGGCACGGCGATGGACATGACACCCACCATCCTGATCCTGACACCGGTGCTGATGCCCGTCGTCATTGCCGCGGGCATCGACCCGGTCTACTTCGGCGTCATGTTCATCATCAACAACTCCATCGGGCTCATCACGCCGCCCGTGGGGGTGGTGCTGAACGTCGTCGCAGGCGTCGGGAAGATGAAGATGGACGATGTCACCCGCGGTGTCCTGCCGTTCATGGCGGCCGAGTTCGCGATCATGTTCGTCATGGTGATCTTCCCGCAGTTGGTGACGGTGCCCGCCCGATGGTTCGGGGGCTGA